TGTGGTAATGGAGCAGATATTTGGAATGGCTGAAAAGGAGATGGAGTATCGAGTTGAATTATTCAACAAGTAGGTTTCCTTGCTCTTGCTTGCCTTGATATTTGATAGTGTTTGCCATTACCAAGTATAATGTAGAATAATGACTGCATTTTGTTTGAGAAGTGGCACAATAATTCATTTGGCTAACATTTTGTTGCTTTTACCATTCAGGATGACCCAGACCTGTTTTAAAAAGTGTGTTGACAATAGGTAGGGAAACTCAAACTCTTATCTAATTACGTAAACTGCTTAAGAAAGTGTCATGTTTGATGCCCTTCAAATGTCAATTTGGAGATTAGTTTCTGATTTCTCAAAGAGAGTTGTCTGCTGTTGCATTGTTTTGATTATGGCTCTATATGaatgtaataataatatctGTTTATCACTTTTTGCTCTCAGGTACAAGGAGTCCGAGCTAAATATGGGTGAAAATAGTTGCATTGATCGCTGTGTTTCAAAATACTGGCATGTAAGATTTTCTTTAGTTTACTTTTGGATGTATCACTGAATCTTTCTGGGTTGTCTATAGGTTATTCTTTTTTCTCATCAAATTCAATATTATGCTTTATGATAGTTTCTGAGATAGGAAGAAATCTTAGTGGGGTTTAGTACCTGGTTAAATGTGTGCTCTCTTATAAAATTCCTGCTTTAGACTTGATAATTTCATGCAAGGCAAGGCAAATTAAGTTATATGTGGATCATGGAAATTCTGACTTAATTATGGTTTTTGCTTCTGAAATCATGGGAAACTGCAAATGTTGACTATAGTGATTGTCTTGTTGTCTAAgcagttttctttttttgactAGGTGACTAATCTAATTGGCCAGCTGCTTGGTTCTGGAAGGCCTCCTATGTAATCCAATACTGTTATGTCTCCTTTCGCGGTTAGCAACATGTTAGCTACATCTACGATATTAATAGTTGCTTCCCCAAGGAAGCGTAAATTTAATACTTTGGAACGTCTTTATTTTTGTCCATGACTATTTTGAGTGCAACCTGTTTTTGTT
The nucleotide sequence above comes from Glycine soja cultivar W05 chromosome 11, ASM419377v2, whole genome shotgun sequence. Encoded proteins:
- the LOC114374531 gene encoding mitochondrial import inner membrane translocase subunit TIM10-like, with translation MASSPSALDKEQIFGMAEKEMEYRVELFNKMTQTCFKKCVDNRYKESELNMGENSCIDRCVSKYWHVTNLIGQLLGSGRPPM